A region from the Longimicrobiales bacterium genome encodes:
- a CDS encoding TlpA disulfide reductase family protein, with amino-acid sequence MIRSIRRPKLTLGGIGWILVLGFLALRIYPQLRAAAGIGGSERQAPAFMVETLDGTSIDAETLRGKVVLVNFWATWCPPCRVEMPGFQRVYEARRDEGFVVLGLSTDRGSVRAVGEFVRDRQLTFPVAMAPKPVVRAFGGVRALPTSFLIDRNGVIRQEVTGLFAEPALRLAVSHLLAEPYDSTGSGGER; translated from the coding sequence ATGATACGATCGATTCGACGCCCGAAGCTGACGCTCGGCGGTATTGGCTGGATCCTGGTGCTCGGCTTCCTTGCTCTCCGTATCTACCCGCAGTTGCGTGCAGCGGCGGGTATTGGGGGCTCGGAGCGCCAGGCCCCCGCGTTCATGGTGGAAACGCTGGACGGGACGTCGATCGATGCGGAAACCCTCCGTGGCAAGGTCGTACTGGTGAACTTCTGGGCGACCTGGTGTCCGCCTTGCCGCGTAGAGATGCCCGGCTTTCAACGAGTTTACGAGGCCCGGCGCGACGAAGGGTTTGTCGTGCTCGGCCTTTCCACCGACCGCGGGAGCGTCCGAGCGGTGGGCGAGTTCGTGCGGGACCGGCAGCTCACCTTCCCTGTCGCGATGGCTCCGAAGCCAGTGGTGCGCGCGTTTGGCGGAGTCCGCGCACTGCCCACGTCATTCCTGATCGACCGCAACGGCGTCATCCGGCAGGAGGTGACGGGCCTGTTTGCCGAGCCGGCACTGCGCCTGGCCGTGAGCCATCTGCTGGCCGAGCCGTACGACTCGACCGGGTCGGGAGGCGAGCGATGA
- a CDS encoding cytochrome c biogenesis protein CcdA gives MSDASSVSLGLAFLAGLVSFLSPCVFPIVPSYVGFVTGMTMDELRDDARADARRHAAIHAALFVLGFSVVFIALGTSATALGSTLRRSLPLLQQVGGILIVLFGLYLLGVVRMPGLMRERRVNLASKPAGKLGSVVVGIVFGAGWTPCVGPILATLLLYASFEHTLWRGVLLLTFYALGLGIPFFLSAVALNWFLAGSRRMKRWLRPVERVAGVAMVLIGVLLLTGHFAMITSFLAQFAPAIDIG, from the coding sequence ATGAGCGACGCTTCGAGCGTCTCCCTCGGCCTCGCCTTTCTCGCCGGTCTCGTTTCGTTCCTCTCGCCGTGCGTGTTCCCCATCGTGCCGAGCTACGTGGGCTTCGTCACGGGCATGACCATGGACGAGCTGCGTGATGACGCACGGGCCGACGCGCGCCGACACGCCGCAATTCACGCGGCGCTCTTCGTGCTCGGCTTCTCTGTGGTTTTCATCGCACTGGGGACATCAGCGACGGCACTCGGCTCGACGCTTCGGCGCTCGTTGCCACTGCTTCAGCAGGTCGGTGGCATTCTCATCGTGCTGTTCGGGCTGTACCTGCTCGGCGTTGTCCGGATGCCAGGGCTCATGCGCGAACGGCGGGTGAACCTGGCGTCCAAGCCCGCGGGCAAGCTCGGCTCGGTCGTGGTGGGGATCGTGTTCGGCGCCGGCTGGACACCGTGCGTGGGACCGATCCTGGCGACACTGCTCCTGTACGCCAGCTTCGAGCACACGCTGTGGCGCGGCGTGCTGCTGCTCACGTTCTATGCGCTGGGGCTCGGCATCCCGTTCTTCCTTTCCGCCGTTGCGCTGAACTGGTTCCTGGCGGGATCACGCAGGATGAAGCGCTGGCTGAGGCCCGTGGAGCGGGTTGCAGGCGTCGCAATGGTGCTCATCGGTGTGCTGCTGTTGACGGGGCACTTCGCAATGATCACGTCGTTCCTGGCGCAGTTCGC